In Spirosoma aureum, a single genomic region encodes these proteins:
- a CDS encoding CsgG/HfaB family protein yields MFTNLLKWAAYGLAPVACCWLLSGCSAYMHQPKGIRPARLGEETPVTGSLRTLPEPNEKIYAAVYKFRDLTGQYKLTETGSNFSTAVTQGATNILMKALEESNWFVPVERENVSNLLNERKIIRSSMAQFKNEDNSLPPLLFAGLIMEGGVVSYDANTVTGGAGLRYFGTGGSTQYRQDRVTVYLRAVATKTGKILKTIYTSKTILSQAVDGGVFRFVNFKRLLEAETGFTTTEPAHLAVTEAIEKAVHSMVLEGIRDSLWTSSPRSTARTKNMLNAYEEERSEMVQTDVYGAREQMAVPRIIVQPYGSAWRYQGDYSSPLNKIGYGASLEVYLTPYLAIQANASTGTLATKRFLSIDVNEFTGNILFRALPNQRFTPLFYAGAGYTIRKLGIMLEPANQRYFTLSGGGGLEYRLSGTLGLRGTLEYHQPFTDVLDGLAAGTRNDYYVRANAGLVLVLGHFGRP; encoded by the coding sequence ATGTTTACTAACTTACTAAAATGGGCAGCCTACGGGCTGGCTCCAGTGGCCTGTTGCTGGCTTTTGAGCGGCTGTAGCGCCTATATGCACCAGCCCAAAGGTATCCGCCCCGCCCGACTGGGCGAAGAAACTCCCGTAACAGGTTCGTTACGGACACTTCCCGAACCGAATGAAAAAATCTACGCAGCGGTCTATAAATTCCGCGACCTGACAGGCCAGTATAAACTGACCGAAACCGGATCCAACTTCTCAACCGCCGTTACACAGGGAGCAACCAACATTCTGATGAAAGCCCTGGAAGAAAGCAATTGGTTTGTTCCGGTCGAACGGGAGAATGTGAGTAATCTGCTAAACGAACGGAAAATTATCCGGTCGAGCATGGCGCAATTTAAAAATGAAGACAATAGCCTGCCTCCTTTGCTGTTTGCCGGGCTTATTATGGAGGGTGGAGTCGTGTCTTATGATGCGAATACGGTTACGGGCGGAGCTGGCCTGCGCTACTTTGGCACGGGTGGATCTACACAATACAGGCAAGACCGGGTTACTGTTTACCTGCGGGCGGTGGCAACCAAAACCGGAAAAATTCTCAAAACGATATACACATCGAAAACGATTCTGTCGCAGGCTGTAGATGGCGGGGTGTTTCGGTTCGTCAATTTTAAGCGATTACTCGAAGCAGAAACGGGTTTTACCACAACCGAACCAGCACACTTAGCGGTTACAGAAGCCATCGAAAAAGCGGTTCATTCAATGGTTCTTGAAGGAATTCGCGACAGTTTATGGACTTCATCGCCCCGGTCGACTGCGCGAACCAAAAACATGTTGAATGCTTACGAGGAAGAACGGTCAGAAATGGTTCAGACCGATGTATATGGCGCCCGTGAACAGATGGCCGTTCCAAGAATCATTGTCCAGCCCTACGGTTCGGCCTGGCGCTATCAGGGTGATTATTCCTCGCCACTCAACAAAATCGGGTATGGTGCTTCGCTGGAAGTCTACTTGACTCCCTATCTAGCCATTCAGGCAAATGCCTCGACTGGCACACTGGCAACCAAGCGTTTTCTGTCGATAGATGTCAACGAGTTTACGGGCAATATTTTATTTAGAGCCCTACCTAACCAGCGATTTACACCGTTGTTTTATGCCGGTGCTGGCTATACGATTCGAAAACTGGGTATCATGCTGGAGCCAGCCAACCAGCGGTATTTCACCCTTAGTGGAGGGGGAGGTCTCGAATACCGTTTGTCAGGAACATTGGGGCTGCGCGGAACGCTTGAATATCATCAACCTTTTACAGACGTGCTGGACGGCCTTGCGGCTGGTACCCGTAACGATTATTATGTTCGGGCCAATGCCGGATTAGTTCTGGTTCTAGGCCATTTTGGTCGTCCCTGA
- a CDS encoding curli production assembly/transport component CsgF, translated as MVQSLPICFLLLLSLAGQAQSFVYHPNNPSFGGNTFNYAWMLSSAQAQDKLKDPSTPKATTSSSTQNSALTSFSQTLQNQLLSQLSRNLFTSQFGEQGLKEGTFQFGDLQVIVANGTDGINIQITDGKGGQTTITVPYF; from the coding sequence ATGGTACAGTCATTACCTATTTGTTTTTTGCTCCTGCTAAGTCTGGCGGGGCAGGCACAATCATTTGTGTATCATCCAAACAATCCATCGTTTGGGGGCAATACGTTCAATTATGCATGGATGCTTAGTTCGGCACAGGCGCAGGATAAGCTCAAGGATCCATCGACGCCTAAAGCGACAACCTCGTCGAGCACACAGAATAGTGCACTAACAAGCTTTTCTCAGACACTTCAGAATCAACTCCTTAGTCAGTTATCACGCAATCTGTTTACGAGTCAGTTTGGTGAACAGGGGCTGAAGGAAGGAACGTTCCAGTTCGGCGACTTACAGGTGATCGTAGCCAACGGCACTGACGGCATAAATATCCAGATTACGGATGGGAAAGGCGGGCAAACGACGATTACAGTACCCTATTTTTAA
- a CDS encoding CsgE family curli-type amyloid fiber assembly protein, which produces MILWIALGLLTVSAHAQSPIDEFAEIMVEDSLVEEMMDENGPSSIVLDITRTKIGRDFYESFYQQWSSLPLSLAANVFTDSTVVNSNASAVFNLSEFVVTIEEMPSAGNSLANIISVSVDNELLWQQFVPSRRDVIDEYATYAVEIVRGYFATIQTVTNQLGDEDQRGTGIK; this is translated from the coding sequence ATGATACTATGGATAGCCCTGGGGCTGTTGACGGTTTCGGCCCATGCCCAGAGCCCAATAGATGAGTTTGCTGAAATCATGGTCGAAGATTCGCTCGTAGAGGAAATGATGGACGAAAATGGCCCTTCCAGTATTGTTCTGGATATTACCCGAACAAAAATTGGCCGGGATTTTTATGAATCTTTCTACCAGCAGTGGAGTAGTTTACCACTTAGTTTAGCGGCAAATGTATTCACCGATTCAACCGTTGTCAATTCGAACGCATCGGCGGTTTTCAATCTGAGCGAGTTTGTCGTAACGATAGAAGAGATGCCCTCGGCTGGTAATTCACTGGCGAATATCATTTCGGTCAGCGTTGACAACGAGCTACTCTGGCAGCAATTTGTTCCTTCCCGGCGCGATGTTATCGACGAGTACGCTACCTATGCTGTAGAGATTGTTCGGGGTTATTTTGCAACTATACAAACGGTAACCAATCAGCTGGGCGACGAAGACCAGCGCGGTACGGGCATAAAATAA
- a CDS encoding LytR/AlgR family response regulator transcription factor gives MKNNKRKVLLISHDTSSTAYLAQVLEKSGSYAVKTATTGRAAVGIHKQTAIDLAFCDVELKGSWSSAETVRQLRLLNPLAIIYLTDPASEQLPPSAQTNPANPVTYLHKPVSFDELFQTINAVVGSLNDKSVAKLPAERLEEAELEDKTDLKKHKLGREAIFMIDDNIFIKYNYQFVKVPLKDIILLEANMYVTLITTNRKFVLRLTLSSLLERLNLETLVRVHRSFAINIQKVDLFTEHEVIIGQHRVPLGRHYRRQFIDHFQFR, from the coding sequence ATGAAAAATAATAAACGTAAAGTGCTGCTCATCAGCCATGATACCTCGTCGACGGCTTATCTGGCGCAGGTTTTGGAAAAATCAGGAAGTTATGCTGTCAAAACCGCCACAACAGGTCGAGCGGCAGTAGGTATTCACAAACAAACAGCCATTGATCTGGCATTTTGTGACGTTGAGTTAAAAGGGAGCTGGAGTAGTGCTGAAACAGTACGCCAACTCAGGCTACTAAATCCGCTTGCCATCATTTACCTAACCGATCCGGCCTCCGAACAACTACCGCCATCAGCCCAAACTAATCCTGCAAATCCAGTAACCTACCTGCATAAGCCAGTAAGCTTTGATGAACTATTTCAGACAATTAATGCGGTGGTTGGCTCATTAAATGATAAAAGTGTTGCGAAGTTGCCTGCGGAAAGGCTGGAGGAGGCTGAACTGGAAGATAAAACTGATCTGAAAAAACACAAGCTTGGGCGTGAGGCAATCTTTATGATTGACGATAACATATTCATAAAATATAATTATCAATTTGTCAAAGTACCCCTCAAAGACATTATTCTGCTGGAAGCCAACATGTACGTTACACTAATTACAACCAACCGGAAGTTTGTTCTCCGGCTAACACTGAGCTCTTTATTGGAACGTCTCAATCTGGAGACTTTAGTTCGCGTACATCGATCCTTTGCCATAAATATTCAAAAAGTCGACTTATTCACTGAGCATGAAGTCATTATTGGCCAGCATAGAGTACCCTTAGGGCGGCACTACAGGCGGCAGTTCATTGATCACTTTCAATTTCGATAA
- a CDS encoding mechanosensitive ion channel family protein, whose protein sequence is MQQQVESWIRAIVRWFGYVPNRDISGWVLLTTAIVLGLAVDLVVTQIIRFIVRRRAFQTLDFLKTHVRWAFWAFVPSLFFLLATNIQPERFLRRHPIADKTAEVLFLITATWLSVKILKVGELILIRQYDTTKDVNLSQRKFVTQVRFARRLVAIGIILIGISLILISFQGSRKVGLSVLTSAGVVSVVIGFAAQKTLANLLAGIQIAFNQQIRLDDAVVVEKEWGRIEEINLTSVIVRIWDRRRLILPITYFVETPFENWTRSDASIIGAIFLYLDYNVPVDKIREKAREIAENDPLWTGESFAVQVTDTTPTCIQVRILASAPDAPSAFDLRCHLREQLIAFIRDEYPQSLPQTRLMLAEELRPKEV, encoded by the coding sequence ATGCAGCAACAAGTAGAGTCATGGATACGAGCTATAGTCCGTTGGTTCGGGTACGTCCCGAACCGGGATATATCGGGTTGGGTTTTACTGACAACGGCTATCGTATTGGGGCTGGCAGTCGATCTTGTCGTTACTCAGATCATTCGATTCATTGTTCGTCGCCGGGCATTTCAAACACTGGATTTTCTCAAAACCCATGTGCGTTGGGCATTCTGGGCGTTTGTACCCTCTTTGTTTTTTCTGTTGGCTACCAATATTCAGCCAGAGCGTTTTTTGCGTCGGCATCCGATTGCCGATAAAACGGCTGAGGTTTTATTTTTGATAACAGCAACCTGGCTAAGCGTTAAGATACTGAAAGTTGGGGAGTTAATCCTGATCCGGCAATACGATACAACGAAAGATGTTAACCTGTCGCAGCGAAAGTTTGTCACGCAAGTGCGGTTTGCCAGGCGTCTGGTCGCCATTGGGATCATTCTCATTGGTATATCATTAATACTGATCTCATTTCAGGGTAGCCGAAAAGTAGGGCTCAGCGTGCTGACTTCGGCGGGGGTTGTATCGGTCGTAATTGGTTTTGCGGCTCAAAAAACACTGGCTAACTTACTGGCTGGCATTCAGATTGCCTTCAATCAACAGATACGATTAGATGATGCCGTCGTGGTCGAAAAGGAATGGGGACGCATTGAAGAAATCAACCTCACCAGTGTCATCGTTCGGATTTGGGATCGCCGTCGGTTAATTTTACCGATCACGTACTTTGTCGAAACACCGTTCGAAAACTGGACCCGCTCCGACGCGTCTATTATTGGGGCCATTTTTCTATACTTGGATTACAACGTACCCGTCGACAAAATCCGCGAAAAAGCTCGCGAAATAGCTGAAAATGACCCGCTCTGGACAGGTGAAAGTTTTGCCGTTCAGGTTACCGATACAACGCCGACCTGTATTCAGGTGCGGATACTTGCGTCTGCCCCGGATGCTCCTTCTGCGTTTGATCTACGCTGTCACCTGCGTGAGCAACTCATCGCTTTCATTCGTGATGAATACCCGCAAAGCCTTCCGCAAACGCGCCTGATGCTGGCCGAAGAATTACGGCCCAAAGAAGTATAG
- a CDS encoding LCCL domain-containing protein produces MSYAGRTVKVEIRPGLESYNGSSRNGVNSENYSGWSGSFVFVR; encoded by the coding sequence ATTTCATACGCCGGTAGGACGGTTAAGGTTGAGATTCGCCCCGGTCTGGAATCCTACAACGGTAGCTCCCGGAATGGTGTCAATAGTGAAAATTATAGCGGTTGGTCCGGAAGTTTCGTTTTTGTTCGGTGA
- a CDS encoding ABC transporter permease → MFRNYLTIALRNFRRQKGFNLLNITGLAIGLASVTIIYLFIIDEQDFDRFHPDSDNLYVLGTHRKSNGYEYTSAYAAGAWQKAILDRFPDVIGGTQVISMGYPASFRDRKTDKILLSENVFWVNSDFKDVFHFPLLYGNPKTVFEKPNGIVLSATIARQFFGDQNPVGKPLEISHIYSTDNKYVPLTITGVLDDYPSNSHIQPDYLISTGMLRSMMTANNKNWLENWGAGPGWFLTYLHTKPDADIDKIKKLFNQVVQANLPKDPASLTEPVILPLKGVHFNQDLRSSYNNSRIGDIKYLYIFASTALLVIIIASINYMNLATARAVRRAKEIGLRKVLGSNRRQLVLQFLGESLITTFIALLAALVLVVVLLPLFNVIAGKNFTLAHLAQGKLIGVTLGTTLLVGLLSGSYPALYLSGLLPISVLKNARFTSRSSDWLRKGLVVLQYTITILLIVSTGIMMKQMNFIHRSTLSQSGDQLLSIRWSGMASLDKYRSLKQRILEDPELQVVTLANHLPNQDYFGSLDHDVTFPQLGNQPHRWAGMKGDFDLPNAFNLELVAGRKFRSDNPADSSAYLLNESAVKALGLPLDKVLGMRLTVKRPMEESNQKREGTVIGIVRDFPFRSIHHTISPLAISARPDPEDQIMYIKLPNGKFQEKIAEVEKKWKQVLPDAGFDHWFMSEEFGRMYEGENRMSGLFKAFSLLSILIACLGLFGLSSYLAERRTKEIGIRKVMGASLLQILRLLFTPFLNLLAVACLIAVPLGWFMMYRWLEDFTYRVPIDAFIFLLSILLVVILTAIVVSYETVRAALTNPLNSIRQE, encoded by the coding sequence ATGTTTCGAAATTACCTAACCATTGCGCTGCGCAATTTTCGGCGTCAGAAAGGATTTAACCTGCTCAATATTACAGGCCTCGCTATTGGTCTGGCCAGCGTAACGATCATTTACCTGTTTATTATTGACGAACAGGATTTTGATCGCTTTCATCCCGACTCCGATAACCTCTATGTGCTGGGAACGCACCGAAAATCAAATGGATACGAGTACACATCGGCTTACGCAGCGGGCGCCTGGCAGAAAGCAATTCTGGATCGGTTTCCGGATGTGATCGGTGGAACGCAGGTAATTTCGATGGGCTATCCAGCCTCGTTTCGCGATCGAAAAACGGATAAAATCCTATTGTCGGAGAATGTGTTCTGGGTGAATTCCGATTTTAAAGACGTCTTTCATTTCCCATTGCTCTATGGGAATCCCAAAACGGTGTTCGAGAAACCAAATGGGATCGTGCTTAGCGCAACGATTGCCCGGCAATTTTTCGGCGATCAGAATCCGGTTGGTAAGCCGCTCGAAATAAGTCATATCTACTCAACGGACAATAAATACGTTCCGTTGACAATAACCGGTGTTCTTGACGATTATCCGAGTAATTCGCACATCCAGCCCGATTACCTGATCAGCACGGGTATGCTGCGTTCAATGATGACGGCCAACAACAAAAACTGGCTGGAAAACTGGGGAGCCGGGCCGGGCTGGTTTCTGACCTATCTCCATACCAAGCCCGATGCCGATATCGATAAAATCAAAAAATTGTTCAATCAGGTCGTACAGGCTAATCTTCCCAAAGATCCCGCCAGTTTGACTGAGCCCGTAATTCTTCCGCTAAAAGGTGTGCATTTCAATCAGGATCTGCGGTCGAGCTATAACAACAGCCGGATTGGCGATATTAAATACCTGTACATTTTTGCCTCAACTGCCCTGCTCGTGATCATCATTGCCAGCATCAACTACATGAATCTGGCTACGGCTCGGGCCGTTCGACGAGCGAAAGAAATTGGATTACGGAAAGTGCTGGGCAGTAATCGTCGTCAGTTGGTGTTGCAGTTTCTGGGAGAATCCCTGATCACTACGTTCATTGCGCTGCTGGCTGCGCTTGTGTTGGTTGTCGTCTTATTGCCCTTGTTTAACGTCATTGCGGGTAAGAATTTTACGCTGGCTCATCTGGCACAGGGGAAGCTGATCGGTGTTACGCTAGGGACTACGTTGCTGGTTGGCCTGCTTTCGGGCAGTTATCCCGCCCTGTACTTATCGGGCCTGTTGCCCATCAGTGTATTAAAAAATGCCCGGTTCACCAGCCGTAGCTCCGACTGGCTTCGGAAAGGGTTGGTTGTCCTGCAATACACCATTACGATCCTGTTGATTGTCTCGACGGGTATTATGATGAAGCAGATGAATTTTATTCATCGCTCGACATTAAGCCAGAGTGGCGATCAGTTGCTTTCGATTCGCTGGTCAGGGATGGCTTCGCTGGATAAATACCGCTCCCTGAAGCAACGCATTCTGGAAGACCCCGAATTACAGGTCGTAACGCTGGCCAATCACTTACCGAATCAGGATTATTTTGGCTCACTGGATCATGATGTTACGTTTCCGCAACTTGGTAATCAGCCACACCGATGGGCAGGTATGAAAGGTGACTTTGACCTCCCGAACGCCTTTAATCTGGAGCTGGTCGCGGGCCGAAAATTCAGGTCGGATAACCCAGCCGATTCCAGCGCGTATCTGCTCAACGAAAGTGCCGTCAAAGCGCTGGGTCTTCCGCTGGATAAAGTGCTGGGCATGCGCCTGACCGTAAAACGACCCATGGAAGAATCGAATCAGAAGAGGGAAGGAACCGTGATCGGCATTGTCCGCGATTTTCCTTTTCGGTCCATACATCATACCATTTCACCCTTAGCGATCAGCGCCCGACCTGACCCCGAAGATCAGATTATGTACATAAAATTGCCCAATGGCAAGTTTCAGGAAAAGATAGCCGAGGTCGAGAAAAAGTGGAAGCAGGTACTGCCCGATGCTGGCTTCGATCACTGGTTCATGAGCGAGGAGTTTGGTCGGATGTATGAAGGCGAAAACCGGATGTCGGGTTTATTTAAGGCATTTTCTCTGCTGTCCATTCTGATTGCCTGCCTGGGCTTATTCGGTCTGTCGTCGTACCTGGCCGAACGGCGTACCAAGGAGATCGGTATCCGCAAAGTGATGGGGGCTTCGTTGCTCCAGATCCTCAGACTATTGTTTACGCCTTTCCTCAACTTACTGGCCGTTGCCTGCCTGATAGCCGTGCCGTTGGGTTGGTTCATGATGTATCGCTGGCTCGAAGATTTTACGTATCGTGTGCCTATCGATGCGTTCATTTTCCTACTAAGCATCCTTCTGGTTGTCATACTAACAGCCATAGTGGTCAGTTACGAAACGGTACGGGCTGCCTTAACAAACCCGCTGAACTCAATTCGACAAGAGTGA
- the glpK gene encoding glycerol kinase GlpK translates to MPTYVAAIDQGTTSTRCIVFDRQGQIVSLAQKEHKQIYPQPGWVEHDPEEIWRNTLEVIALARIKAKLSVHDIVAVGITNQRETTVVWNHRTGKPYYNAIVWQDMRTADLVIEFAKEGGQDRFRTQTGLPLATYFSGLKLKWLLDNVPGLRDDAERGDALFGNMDTFVVWNLTGGIHGGLHLTDVTNASRTQLMNLRTLNWDDELLETFTVPRTMLPQIRPSSEVYGTVSSEVLPGVPVAGILGDQQAALVGQTCYEPGQAKNTYGTGCFLLMNTGTELRESTYGLLTTVAYQFKDEPVHYALEGSVAITGALVQWLRDNLGIIKKSTDIESLARSVDDNGGAYFVPAFSGLYAPHWKADARGVIAGLTRFVNKGHLARAVLEATAYQTVDVVRAMEQDAGVSLKSLRVDGGMVVNSLLMQFQSDVLNGPVVCPQMTETTALGAAYAAGLAVGYWKNLDDLRQNWGVARTYKPNMDDAQRKRLMHGWQKAVERSFGWED, encoded by the coding sequence ATGCCCACTTATGTAGCCGCCATTGACCAGGGCACAACCAGCACCCGCTGCATTGTGTTCGACCGGCAGGGCCAGATTGTATCGCTGGCCCAAAAAGAACACAAGCAGATCTATCCACAACCAGGCTGGGTTGAACACGACCCAGAAGAAATCTGGCGTAACACCCTGGAAGTCATTGCACTGGCCCGTATTAAGGCGAAACTATCCGTGCACGACATTGTAGCCGTTGGTATCACAAACCAGCGCGAAACGACCGTTGTCTGGAATCACAGAACGGGCAAACCCTACTACAATGCCATCGTCTGGCAGGATATGCGAACGGCCGATCTGGTTATAGAATTTGCCAAAGAAGGAGGTCAAGACCGCTTTCGGACTCAAACCGGTTTGCCGCTGGCCACGTATTTCAGCGGTCTGAAATTGAAGTGGCTGTTGGATAATGTGCCTGGTTTAAGAGATGATGCCGAACGGGGCGATGCGCTTTTCGGCAACATGGATACCTTCGTCGTCTGGAATTTGACGGGGGGCATACATGGCGGTCTGCATCTCACCGACGTGACTAATGCCAGCCGAACGCAACTGATGAATCTGCGAACGCTGAACTGGGACGATGAATTACTGGAAACCTTCACGGTTCCGCGCACCATGTTACCCCAAATCAGGCCGAGCAGCGAAGTATATGGTACCGTCTCCTCGGAGGTATTGCCGGGGGTTCCGGTTGCGGGTATTCTTGGTGATCAGCAGGCTGCGCTGGTTGGTCAGACGTGCTACGAACCTGGTCAGGCAAAAAACACCTATGGCACCGGTTGCTTCCTGCTGATGAACACAGGTACTGAGCTACGGGAGTCGACCTACGGCTTACTGACAACGGTGGCTTATCAGTTTAAGGACGAGCCGGTTCATTACGCACTCGAAGGTAGTGTTGCCATTACGGGCGCCCTGGTTCAGTGGTTGCGCGATAATCTGGGCATTATCAAGAAAAGCACCGATATCGAGTCGCTGGCCCGCTCGGTAGATGATAACGGCGGAGCCTATTTCGTACCTGCCTTTTCTGGCCTATACGCTCCTCATTGGAAAGCTGATGCCCGGGGTGTTATAGCTGGACTAACGCGCTTTGTGAACAAAGGCCATCTGGCACGAGCTGTTCTGGAGGCAACGGCTTACCAGACCGTAGACGTTGTGCGGGCAATGGAGCAGGATGCTGGTGTTTCCCTCAAATCACTGCGCGTCGATGGTGGCATGGTGGTCAACTCCCTGCTGATGCAATTCCAGTCCGACGTGCTCAACGGGCCGGTTGTTTGTCCGCAAATGACCGAAACAACCGCCCTTGGCGCTGCCTATGCAGCCGGACTTGCCGTAGGCTACTGGAAAAATCTGGACGATTTACGTCAGAACTGGGGTGTTGCCCGTACTTACAAACCAAACATGGACGATGCCCAGCGAAAACGACTCATGCACGGCTGGCAAAAAGCTGTCGAACGGTCATTTGGCTGGGAAGATTGA
- a CDS encoding OmpA family protein, protein MRINTLSVLLVALGLATGLAGCNSAMQAYKKGVRHYDAGEYNLALTQFEKAAKGSIDPARLNYYVAESYRLSNRFGDAVPFYQKAIEAKTTEPEARFNYAYALKSQGNYPAALEQLQQYVANAPRTTAKPVLDKAKREIETLKAIDIIAKNKSLITLKNMGNLNSPGTEFAPVVRGEELVYTASKKEQVYKNNGLPMLGLYKAKLNQNPDETGNLVSAGQPELFSNNVFQGDVNEGTPAFSKDGKTMILARGNNGKRKGGQDVDLFISRLGDNNTWSQPLRLPISDSTAWDGSPAFSADGKTLYFASNRAGGAGGIDLYRTSIDASGRFSRPVNMGRDINTPGDEMFPYVGQNAKLYFSSDGHPGLGKLDVFVATRSGGVTRVENMGQPINSPADDFGLIYTDPTKGFLASNRTGGKGDDDIYFFQEGPAADTTTIVQNKRNGPKMVRYFLAGTVSANETPVAPLDSARVRILDDATGQPIAEVTTGQPGTFGKYPLQEGKDYTILAERKGYLTRREQFTMQGKSIPDIFLTKPETDTTFNVAILLDKATLNKTFVLENIYYDLDKYNIRPDAAEELDKLVTILKDNPTLKIELSSHTDVRAPDAYNMKLSQNRAKSAVDYIVSKGIDASRMVAKGYGETQLIVKTAKTEEEHQRNRRTEFKILEM, encoded by the coding sequence ATGAGAATCAATACGTTGTCTGTTTTGCTGGTAGCGCTGGGGTTGGCTACCGGACTGGCGGGCTGCAATTCAGCCATGCAGGCGTACAAAAAAGGCGTTCGTCATTACGACGCCGGGGAGTACAATCTAGCCTTAACTCAATTCGAGAAGGCTGCCAAAGGGAGCATTGATCCGGCGCGATTGAATTACTACGTGGCCGAATCCTATCGCTTGTCGAATCGATTTGGCGATGCTGTTCCTTTCTATCAGAAAGCCATCGAAGCTAAAACTACTGAACCCGAAGCCCGCTTCAATTATGCGTATGCGTTGAAGTCACAGGGTAACTATCCGGCTGCCCTGGAGCAGTTGCAGCAGTACGTAGCCAACGCGCCCAGAACGACGGCCAAACCCGTACTCGATAAGGCAAAACGCGAAATCGAAACGTTAAAGGCCATCGACATAATCGCGAAAAACAAGTCGCTCATTACCCTGAAGAACATGGGTAATCTTAACTCGCCGGGAACGGAATTTGCGCCCGTTGTGCGAGGGGAGGAATTGGTTTATACGGCTTCGAAAAAGGAGCAGGTTTATAAAAACAATGGCTTGCCCATGCTGGGCCTTTATAAAGCCAAGCTAAATCAAAACCCCGATGAGACCGGAAATCTCGTATCGGCAGGGCAGCCTGAGTTGTTCAGCAACAACGTATTTCAGGGTGATGTGAACGAAGGAACGCCCGCTTTCTCGAAAGATGGCAAAACCATGATTCTGGCTCGCGGTAATAATGGCAAACGCAAAGGTGGTCAGGATGTTGATCTCTTTATCAGCCGGTTGGGCGATAACAATACCTGGAGTCAGCCACTTCGGTTGCCCATCAGCGATTCGACCGCCTGGGATGGCTCCCCCGCTTTCTCTGCAGATGGGAAAACGCTCTACTTTGCATCAAACCGGGCTGGCGGAGCCGGTGGTATTGATCTGTACCGAACCAGTATCGACGCTTCGGGCCGGTTCAGCCGTCCGGTCAATATGGGCCGTGACATTAATACACCCGGTGATGAGATGTTTCCATACGTTGGTCAGAACGCCAAATTGTATTTTTCTTCTGACGGGCATCCTGGACTCGGCAAATTAGATGTATTTGTCGCAACGCGTTCGGGCGGAGTTACACGGGTCGAAAACATGGGGCAACCGATCAACTCACCCGCCGACGATTTTGGCCTGATTTATACCGACCCGACTAAGGGATTTCTGGCATCGAACCGAACCGGTGGCAAGGGCGACGATGACATTTATTTCTTTCAGGAGGGGCCTGCTGCTGATACGACGACTATTGTACAGAACAAACGCAATGGACCTAAAATGGTACGCTATTTCCTGGCTGGAACCGTTTCAGCGAATGAAACCCCTGTTGCCCCGCTCGATTCGGCGCGGGTTCGTATTCTGGACGACGCTACGGGGCAACCCATTGCCGAAGTGACAACGGGCCAGCCGGGCACCTTTGGTAAATATCCATTGCAGGAAGGCAAAGACTACACTATACTGGCAGAACGCAAAGGCTATCTGACCCGCCGGGAGCAGTTCACGATGCAGGGCAAGAGCATTCCGGATATTTTCCTGACTAAACCCGAAACCGACACCACATTCAACGTAGCTATCCTGCTCGATAAGGCAACGCTTAACAAAACGTTCGTATTGGAAAATATCTACTACGATCTCGATAAGTACAACATCCGGCCGGATGCCGCCGAGGAGCTCGATAAACTGGTCACAATTCTGAAGGACAACCCGACGCTAAAGATTGAGTTAAGCTCACATACCGACGTGCGGGCACCGGATGCATACAACATGAAACTGTCGCAGAACCGGGCCAAATCCGCCGTAGACTATATCGTATCGAAAGGCATCGATGCAAGCCGGATGGTTGCGAAGGGGTACGGCGAAACCCAACTGATTGTTAAAACCGCCAAAACTGAAGAAGAACATCAGCGTAACCGCCGGACGGAGTTTAAGATCCTGGAAATGTAG